A window of Mus musculus strain C57BL/6J chromosome 3, GRCm38.p6 C57BL/6J genomic DNA:
tcatcacaacatgagggactgtataaAGGGTCACAGgtcaggaaggttgggaacccaCTGTGCAGAGTGTTACCTTCACCTCTGACAGCAGCCATACTAGACAAAGGTTTTGATGTGTAGCAATCAAGGCAGACCTTGGCTTCAGCGCCTTGTGGGTTCAACTAAGTTCTAACAAAGCACACTcctagccaggcagtgatggcgcacgcctttaatcccagcactcgggaggcagaggcaggtggatttctgagttcgaggccagcctgatctacaaagtgagttccaggacagccagggctatacagagaaaccctgtcttgaaaaaccaaaacaaaacaaaaaacaaaagaaacaaagcacaCTCCTCTACCTATTACAAGACAATCTGTGAACATGGGGTGGGGGTAGCTTGTGGGTTCTACGGTAGGTTCTGAAGGGCAGCACAGTATCAACGGGAGTTTTGGGTTCTTtggaaaacacagaaatgttttaagaatgtgttttcattttaatcccaggtgtgggtaCGGGGCTGCTTCAGgtttgtccacagcagctgactgattTGCCTCCTGCTCTGGCGAGGGCATTTTGCCAACTGCAGGGAGTTTCCTGTggttgtgtgatgtttggaattctggagacATTTCAGGGGGTACATAAATGCTGGAGCCCCCACAAGGCGGGCGGgctgttggttggttgctgttggtctaggtttgttaagtagtcatgtgcaaagaagaaacaagaaattagatatcctgatgggGAACATCAAACTTGCTACGAGGAACTCCATCGaccccctaatcagcaggaagtagtctaacataATGTCACCCCCTTTGCGACCTCTGACTTTATTCAGGAATCTCCTTTTCTCTTATCTCATGTTAGGGGGTTGAAAACGGTGGAAGAGAGTCGGAGAAAGgtgaaaaagaagaacccacaaagtggaAAAGGCTAGCGAGCAACAGGGCAGGGAAGGAGCAGAGCACCTCTTACCTGAAGGGCTTGGTGGAGTTTGTTAGCAAAGTACAGCGCTGTGTTTCTCAACATGGAAGCTATAGGCAAAGGTGGGAGGACAGAGAGCCATGTCAGGGCCACAGCTTTCCGTCTCGGTAAAACCCCATACATCCTGAGCAGGTGCCTACCTAGGCTGATCAGAGCCAGCTGGGCATCTCCATGGAAACAGTTCCGGATAGCATCCTCCAGTTCCTGGCCAGTGCATCTCCGGTACTGATCAAACACTTTTGGTATGTGTGGGGAGTGGTTAGAGAGGTCAATTGGTATGTGGGACTATTACTTACCACAGAGAATGGTGACCCGCCACACTCATCAGTAGATAGAGGAAGCTGGGTGGGGATATGGAAGCTTGGGTACCTCGGATGAGGTGTTCAGGACTGCGTTGTGTAAGGAGCAGGACCCATTGCCCTGCTGTACTGGATTCTCCAGCCTGCTGAAGTGcctggggaagaggaagggaccgGTGAGTGAGGACCATTGTAACCTGGAAGCCACAGTTAGGGTGTCCCCAAAAGTCTGTTGTGATGAAGGAAATAGGGCTGAAGGTGAAAAAGGAtagtttaatcccagcattgggtggtagaggcagatggatctctgagttcaaggccaggctggtctacagagtgagttccaggacagccagggctacacacacacacaaaacaaaaacaaacaaacaaaaaacaaaaggaaaagaaaaagaaaggggctcTGCTCAGCTGCTCTCACAAGGAACTAATCCCTAAAGATAAGATCTAAGGAGACTTACTTGATCCAGAGTCCACAAGAGGAGACTCTACCAGCAGAAGGCAGAAGAGGTTTGCAGTACAGATAGGTACATGGGGTCTGGACCCTAGGACATGATCAAGGAGGGAGTCTACAAAGTCTACATACAAACTCTGAAGTCCTGCTCACCCGGACATCTTGTTCTTCCAAGTTGTAATCAATAATTCCAGAATAGCTCTCACGGTCCCCCTAAGAGGAGACACCGTTCTCAGAACTCTTGGAAGGCCAGAGTTTTGCTCAGACCCTGGCCTCTCCGAAGCTCTCCCTGTCTGTCACAGGACAACAGAGCTCCCTCGTCTGACCCATGCGCAGCTGAGGAACACAAATCCCTTTCAGGCCAAGCCTCACCTTGCTCAGGGCCAGAAGCAGGTCCTGCAGGATACCATTGGTCTCAGTCCTGATATCTTCCTCAGCCTCCACCTGGAAGTCTGGGGGAGAGGCAGAGCTTTTTGGTTCCTGATTGTCTTGGGGTAGATAGCTCTGGGACTTGCCAAGCACCTGACCTATGGACCCTAAtggcctcctctttttttttttttaagatttatgtttttataagtGTATGGAGCCAGTTGCCCAAGGAGGTTAGAAAAAGGAACCAAGCAGCCAAGCAGCAGGAATCAGAGTTAGGAAATCCCAGAATATGAAGCAAGCTGATTAGGTCTTATCCTctaatcaatgtccaagaagtgATGTGGGCAGTGTATGAAGCAGAGAGTGATTGGGAATGGGGAGaacagaaaaatgaagactgtagtatgtatgtatgtatgtatgtatgtatgtatgtatatatgtatgtatgtatgtagtatgtgctgaaaccttgggttcaatccagaaaaaaaaaaggggaagaaggaagagagaaacaaaatgtCAGCCATGCTTGcaagcccagcactggggggCTGAGAATCATGAATTCACACTATCTCATCTACATGGATCTATGCAGTCaggggggtgtggggtgggggtggtgggggacaGAAAAAGGTGGTGTGGTGAGGAGAGGAGGGTGGGAAAGGCTGTTTACAGATTAGTAGGTGAGGTTTGTGGCAGGCAGGGCCAGCATATCTTTAAAAAGGTACACCTATCCCCCAGGCTGCAACCTTGGGATGTGGTTTGATGGTAGGGACAGCAAGGGGACTGTTATGGCGCCTAATGTCATTACTGTGAAATTTGCCCTGGGGCTCCAGACTGAGTTAATCACTGTTTCTCCTCCTTTAATGATCACATGTGGCTCTATCccctggggagactgaggcactgggggggggggggttgtccccGACCTTCAGGGACTGTAGGAGAGTAGTGGACTGTCCCACTCAGCTCTCGGGGACCCCTTGCCCCATTGCATGCTTACCATGCTTATATACTGCCAGGCATGCCTGCAGTCCGGGCGCTGCTCGGGTGGCCAGGATTTCCAAGGCTACATCCTCAGCAGAACCAGAGGTCTGTAAGAAATTATGAGGCCACGTGACACTGAGCCTCCATGTCCTTAGCTCAGCAAGATGGTagacagtgctggagagctggcacTAGCCACTTCTCTGTCTAAGGGTCATCACAGGATCAAGGGGGCCTCTAGGCCTACTCTCTGCAGAGGTCAAGGCCAGTCAACTAACTGTGCTTCTTCCTCTCTCCGTTGGAGTTCTTGGACCCCAGACACCAGGGCAGTTGTCCTCTCCCGCTACCTTCAAGGCTGTCCTCAGTTCCTGGGCATCAAATTGGGCTGCAGGCTGTAGGAGAGCCACCACGATTTTCTCCAGATTGCCAGAGAGCGCTGCCTGCAAGGACTTCAATAGATCCTGCAGAAGCGGACCCCAGACAGATAGAGATATAGGTCAAGGAAGGCCCCAAAATCATGggaagctttgatttttttttttttaatcccaggtTTGACTCCCAAGTCCCTGACTAGCCAGGAGGGAGGAGCAGGATGTGGCTGGATCTCAAGTCCTCCAAGGGGTCCCCACCCTGTCCACAGCTCACAGGATGTCAGTGCTCACACCTGTTTGGTGCGCTCTTGAAAGGCTCGAGAAATGAGCTGTCTTTGCTCTCTGCTCCGATTGGTCAGTACATCCACAATGGTATCATAGTCCACACCTAAACCAAGAGAAAACCAGGTTGCAGCCACAGAGTTCACGATCATGAATTCCCAGCTCCTCAGGGAAGAGAATTAGGtctagggaaggggagggagtacTGGGACTATCTCACCCCAACTTCCATCTGTTCTCAAAGGAGATGATAAGAAAATGTCAGAAACTCCGTTtaaagtgctggagagatggccagagATGAAGAACATGTagtgctttttcagaggactcaGTCAGCACCCTCATCAGGTGGCtgataaccacctgtaactccagctccaggggatccagcatcctctgacctccatgggcactatCCTCacaagtacacatatacacacatgcacacactcaagtaaataataagtcttttaaaatgtcgtggagggctggtgagatggctcagcaggtaagagcactgactggctcttctgaaggtcctgagttcaaatcccagcaaccacatggtggctcacaactacccataatgagatctgactccctcttctggtttgtctgaagtcagctacagtgaacttacgtataatagtaaataaatcttttaaaaaataaaataaaataaaatgtcatggaaagctgggtgtgatgacacatacctgtaattctcagcacctgagaggtggaaggaagaggatgaggagtcAGTTATTAGGTACACAGTGAGCTTGATGCTAGCCTGGATTccatgaggaaaggaaaggagaggagaggagaggagaggagaggagaggagaggagaggagaggagaggagaggagaggaaaggaaaggaagaaagcaagccaagAAAGCAGCTGGTgttggtggcggtggtggtggcagcacatgcctttagtcccagcactcaggagacagaggcaggcagatctctgagtttgaaaccagcttggtctacagagtgagttccaggacagccaggactacacagggaaacctgtgttgaaaaacaaaacacacacacgcacagaaagaaggaaaggaaaagaaaggaaggaaatgaatgaataaatagatcTTACTCAAATTCTAATTCAGGTCTAAAATTGTCCTAATATAAtggtttaagaaagaaaaggggctggtgagatggctcagcgggtaagagcactgactgctcttccgaaggtcctgagttcaaatcccagcaaccacatggtggctcaaaaccatccgtaacgagatctgacgccctcttctggagtgtctgaggacagctacagtgtacttacatataataaataagtaaataaatctttaaaaaaaaaaaaaagaacataaagaaagaaaaaaagtgcacgcctttaatcccagcacttgggaggcagaggcaggtggatttctgagttcgaggccagcctggtctacaaagagttccaggacagccagggctacacagagaaaccctgtcttgaaaaaacaacaacaacaacaacaagaaagaaagaaagaaagaaagaaagaaagaaagaaagaaagaaagaaagaaagagagaaagaaagaaagaaagagagaaccgtaaattaatgaaataaaaatgttaaagggcgggctggagagatggctcagcgattaagagcactggcttctcttctgaaggtcttgagttcaaatcccagcagtcacatggctcacaaccatccataacaacatctgatgccctcttctagtgtgtctgaagacagctacagtatacttacatataataaataaataaatctttttaaaaaatgtaaaagggcTTTTTGGGTGGATCCACTCCTTTGGCTTAGAGTCCAGGATCTATTataagctgtgtgaccttgggcgaGCCTCCTAAtctctctgagccccagtttccTCATGAGCAGAATGGGGTAATAAGCCTGAGCTCCCACGGTGTTGTGAGGGAGACTATGACATCAGCACAGAACTACGTGCTGGAATCAGGCTCCATGGGCACACCCAGAACATGGCTAGCTCCTCCTTCCTGGATCcttaaaaagactttttaaaaaacatatttgtttgtttgtttacttgtttactGTGTAAGTGGTAGGCACATGTGCTTGCCTTAGCAtgtgtgaggtcagaggacaagcccTGAGatttagttctctccttctcccatgaggttcccaggattgaactcaagtcttggCAGCAGGggccttaacccctgagccatctggcTGCCCCTCTTCCTTCCTGACCTATAGAGATTGTTTATGAGAAAGTAAacctgggtctggagagatgctcttccaggggacccaagttcaattcccagcatccccatgctaactcacaaccatcagaaactccagttccaggggtcctGGCaggttcttctggcctctgaaggcaccaggcatgcttgtggtgcacagacatacatgcaggcaaaacacccatatgcatataataaaagaattataataaagatttaaaaagagagtgagaaagaaagagaaaaaaggcaaACCAGCAGTTGTGCATGCCGGCtcttgcctataatcccagctcttgggaaacTGCTGCAGGAGGATTACTGCAAATTTGAAGTCAGTTTGAGATGCAGAGTGAGGCCCTGTCAGGTGTGGTAGTGTGTACCCTTAATCCCACATTAGGGAAGCAGATGCAAGTGgatctgtagaccagcctggtctccacagtaagttccaggctactaGGTTACAAATAAGACTCTatctgtaaattaaataaataaataacagatcaACAATGAAAGGTAAACCCTAAACAACCAGGGCATGAGCTTACCTTGGCCTGCGATAGCCTTCAGCAGTCTTTGTACATCCTTGTCCacactgaaactcaagaacgTCCTGAGGGTGCCCAGGGTCCCCCAGGCTGCGGTCTGTAAGAGCAGGAGATCATGGCGTCATGAGGAGTGAGTCTACCCACCTCTTCCTTCCACTTTGTTCATTTGTTGGGTTTGTGCAtgggagatcagagaacaaccaaGGTTATCTCCTTCCAtttgggtcctagggattgatctctgctcatcaaggctttTTTacccagctgagctatctctccacagCCATTTCCACTTTCCTGTTCCCCCAGCATCTTCTGGCCTTTAAGTTGACACATTAAAATTTATTGTTGGggttggagatgtggctcagtgggagagcactaACCTGGCAAGTGTGGCCCAGAGAATTAAATCACCAATACTACTGAGAACATAAATACATTTCTGAAGTCCCAACAGCCCATACCTTGTCGGCAAGACCCAGGGAGCTGAGGATCTCCTGAGTCAGAGATGTTCCCAGTGGTCCACAGCTCGCAGACATGGTGCAGCTGGCTTCCCTGAGGAAGGAAACAGGAGTTAGCTGAGGGGAATGTTCCACTTGGGTATGTTGATGGCCTCTTATCTGGGGCCTGGACTTTCTCAACGCATTCCTTTCCTGTG
This region includes:
- the Anxa9 gene encoding annexin A9 isoform b (isoform b is encoded by transcript variant 4); its protein translation is MSASCGPLGTSLTQEILSSLGLADKTAAWGTLGTLRTFLSFSVDKDVQRLLKAIAGQGVDYDTIVDVLTNRSREQRQLISRAFQERTKQTSGSAEDVALEILATRAAPGLQACLAVYKHDFQVEAEEDIRTETNGILQDLLLALSKGDRESYSGIIDYNLEEQDVRALQQAGESSTAGQWVLLLTQRSPEHLIRVFDQYRRCTGQELEDAIRNCFHGDAQLALISLASMLRNTALYFANKLHQALQETEPNFQVLTRVLISRSESDLLSIRAEFKKKFGKSLYSSLQDVVRGDCRSALLALCRAEDI
- the Anxa9 gene encoding annexin A9 isoform a (isoform a is encoded by transcript variant 3), with the protein product MSASCGPLGTSLTQEILSSLGLADKTAAWGTLGTLRTFLSFSVDKDVQRLLKAIAGQGVDYDTIVDVLTNRSREQRQLISRAFQERTKQDLLKSLQAALSGNLEKIVVALLQPAAQFDAQELRTALKTSGSAEDVALEILATRAAPGLQACLAVYKHDFQVEAEEDIRTETNGILQDLLLALSKGDRESYSGIIDYNLEEQDVRALQQAGESSTAGQWVLLLTQRSPEHLIRVFDQYRRCTGQELEDAIRNCFHGDAQLALISLASMLRNTALYFANKLHQALQETEPNFQVLTRVLISRSESDLLSIRAEFKKKFGKSLYSSLQDVVRGDCRSALLALCRAEDI